Proteins encoded within one genomic window of Episyrphus balteatus chromosome 1, idEpiBalt1.1, whole genome shotgun sequence:
- the LOC129921043 gene encoding multidrug resistance protein homolog 49-like, with product MPVKKYDIQLSEKRNQIPTKIPTHRKLEDEPPTKCTESNKITEDDCAKNLKYFQLYRFSTITEKLLIALGLILSTLSSFGIPYSLVNGGEFHLLLIERHTRTGTSSETSILKLFGGGRILTNASKEDNMSALKEDALAFFIASLIGAILEWILLAASVDIFNRIAVKQINRIRKQFLASLLRQDISWYDTTSDSNFASKMTEDLSKLKEGIGEKVAIFTNLIMSFVITMILSFFFSWNLILIIMICCPIIIISTIFVEKIQSTLTEKELKSYCESSSIAEEVIGAIRTVFAFSGEKKEIDRYNQQLVSAVKAGHRKGLYCGICAGTMWIVIYICFSMGLFYAAKLAISKGSNEPPAVLLALLLGIILEAQSVGFAMPHLEAFGVAKSAAKSIFSIIDRKTAIDPFSEEGLRPEKFKGTIKFDKVHFKYPSRANVNVLRGLTVSIKAGQTVAFVGPSGCGKTTCLQLLQRFYDPEEGSVELDGFDVRKLNIGWLRSQIGVVGQEPVLFSASIEENVRYGNPLATFEDIEEACKQAYCHDFIVKLPNGYQTMVGEKGSTLSGGQKQRIAIARALVKNPKILLLDEATSALDPNNEKLVHKALEAARKGRTTLMVAHRLATVRNADLIVFIKDGTVMEQGSHEELIKLKGFYFGLMNASERSYETWKPQEKESSTTPKNLDSEVLEKVKLPEKETQAGSKYFFKKFVNLNSLEWKYLFVGSLSAILQGSTGVVWANYFGEYIGFLSNIDNGFEEKSNTIVMVSIGIGILAGLASFLQIYMLNIAGTNLTSRLRQMAFKSIVSQNVEYFDDQKNSVGALCSRLSGDCSSVQRATGSRLGIVIQSGATLMIATIMSLVLSWNLTLVTLVMIPFVIGSILFESNYTEKSSEDERLAMEKASQIAVESVASIRTINSLGQEKYVLERYTKLIDLADEASRQKTRFRGIVFGFGDAAQCIVFGISLFYGGLMVADGKMEFKNIIKISEALQLGTWMLGQAFAYAPDFNEASISMKRLLKLFDLTLNRLNSPEKRKIENSNKQFDISYKNIGFHYPTRRMNPILQEFNLKISKNSTVALVGPSGCGKSTCIQLLLRYYDPTSGSLTFNRVPTHDYQIDTLRSQIGFVSQEPVLFDRTIAENIAYGDNFRETIPISEIIESAKKSNIHDFIVSLPQGYSTSLSSKGSQLSCGQKQRIAIARAFIRNPKILILDEATSALDMQSEKLVQEALEGASCGRTCIMIAQRLATIRNADMICVVENGRVIEQGTHEELVQLKGSYAELLSLQQ from the exons ATGCCAGTGAAGAAATATGATATTCAGCTATCAGAAAAGAGAAACCAAATCCCAACAAAAATTCCTACACATAGAAAACTCGAAGATGAACCTCCTACGAAATG TACTGAGAGCAACAAAATCACTGAAGATGACtgtgcaaaaaatctcaaatattTTCAATTG TATCGATTTTCAACAATTACCGAGAAGCTTCTTATCGCACTTGGTTTAATACTATCGACACTTTCTTCCTTTGGAATTCCATATTCTCTGGTGAATGGTGGTGAATTTCATTTGCTACTAATCGAAAGGCACACTCGCACAGGAACATCATCCGAAACGTCGATTTTGAAGTTATTCGGAGGTGGAAGAATATT aactaATGCAAGTAAAGAAGACAACATGTCAGCACTCAAAGAAGATGCTTTAGCATTTTTTATAGCAAGTCTTATAGGAGCTATTTTGGAATGGATTTTACTTGCTGCTTCTGTCGATATTTTTAATAGAATCGCTGTTAAAcag ATCAATCGGATACGAAAACAATTCCTTGCCTCACTTCTTCGTCAAGACATATCCTGGTATGATACAACTTCGGACAGTAATTTTGCCAGCAAAATGACAGA AGACCTTTCAAAACTGAAAGAAGGAATTGGAGAAAAAGTTGCCATATTCACCAATCTCATTATGAGTTTCGTTATTACCAtgattttgtcatttttcttcAGTTGGAATCTAATTCTCATTATAATGATTTGTTGTCCCATTATCatcatttcaacaatttttgttgaaaaaattcaaagcacCCTCACAGAGAAAGAACTGAAAAGCTATTGTGAATCAAGTTCAATTGCTGAAGAAGTGATCGGTGCAATTCGAACAGTTTTTGCATTTAGTggagaaaagaaagaaattgatcGCTATAACCAGCAATTAGTATCAGCTGTTAAAGCTGGCCATCGTAAAGGTCTCTATTGTGGAATATGTGCTGGGACCATGTGGATTGTAATTTACATTTGTTTCTCTATGGGTTTATTCTATGCAGCGAAGTTGGCAATTTCCAAAGGAAGTAATGAACCTCCAGCAGTTTTATTGGCTCTATTATTGGGCATTATTTTAGAAGCTCAAAGTGTTGGTTTCGCAATGCCACATTTGGAAGCATTTGGAGTAGCAAAAAGTGCTGCCAAATCGATATTTTCAATAATAGATCGAAAGACTGCTATTGATCCTTTCAGTGAAGAAGGTTTAAGGCCTGAGAAGTTCAAGGGAACAATTAAGTTTGATAAAGTTCATTTTAAGTATCCATCTCGAGCGAATGTAAACGTCTTGAGAGGTCTTACTGTATCAATTAAAGCTGGTCAAACAGTGGCTTTTGTTGGACCCTCCGGTTGTGGGAAGACCACCTGTCTTCAATTGCTTCAAAGATTCTACGACCCTGAAGAAGGGTCTGTGGAGTTGGATGGATTCGATGttcgaaaattaaatataggCTGGTTGAGGTCTCAAATAGGAGTTGTAGGCCAAGAACCTGTACTGTTTTCAGCTTCGATCGAAGAAAATGTTCGATACGGAAATCCTTTGGCTACTTTTGAAGATATCGAAGAAGCTTGCAAACAAGCTTATTGTCATGATTTCATAGTTAAACTTCCTAACGGGTATCAAACAATGGTTGGAGAAAAAGGTTCTACACTTTCCGGAGGTCAAAAACAGAGAATAGCTATAGCTAGGGCATtggttaaaaatccaaaaatattactTCTTGATGAAGCCACTTCGGCACTCGATCCAAATAACGAAAAATTAGTACACAAAGCTCTAGAAGCTGCTCGAAAAGGTAGAACAACTCTTATGGTAGCTCATAGACTTGCGACAGTTAGAAATGCAGACttgattgtttttattaagGACGGGACTGTCATGGAGCAAGGAAGTCACGAAGAACTGATTAAACTAAAAGGCTTTTATTTTGGATTGATGAATGCCTCGGAAAGAAGCTACGAGACTTGGAAGCCCCAAGAAAAAGAGTCATCAACTACGCCAAAGAACCTTGATTCGGAAGTTTTAGAAAAAGTTAAGCTTCCAGAAAAGGAAACTCAAGCCGGAAGCAAGTACTTCTTCAAGAAATTTGTGAACCTCAATTCTCTAGAATGGAAATACCTCTTCGTTGGGTCTTTATCTGCCATATTACAGGGATCAACTGGAGTAGTTTGGGCAAATTACTTTGGGGAATATATTGGG TTTCTGTCCAACATAGATAACGGTTTTGAGGAGAAATCCAACACCATCGTCATGGTTTCGATTGGAATTGGAATCCTTGCTGGTTTGGCTAGCTTTCTTCAGATTTATATGCTGAATATAGCTGGTACAAATCTTACGTCAAGACTCCGACAGATGGCGTTCAAATCGATTGTTTCACAGAATGTGGAATACTTTGATgatcaaaaaaattctgttgGAGCTTTGTGTTCCCGTTTGAGTGGGGATTGTTCCAGTGTTCAAAGG GCTACTGGATCACGACTTGGAATAGTGATTCAATCAGGTGCAACACTTATGATTGCCACAATTATGTCATTGGTACTTTCTTGGAACCTTACCTTAGTCACTCTTGTAATGATTCCTTTTGTAATTGGTTCGATTTTATTTGAATCAAATTACACAGAGAAAAGTTCTGAAGACGAAAGGTTAGCTATGGAAAAGGCTTCTCAAATTGCAGTCGAGTCAGTAGCAAGCATACGAACTATAAATAGTTTGGGCCaggaaaagtatgttttggaaCGATATACCAAGCTGATTGATTTAGCTGATGAAGCTTCAAGACAGAAAACCCGTTTCCGAGGTATTGTTTTTGGATTTGGAGATGCGGCACAATGTATCGTCTTTGGTATATCACTGTTCTATGGTGGTTTAATGGTTGCAGATGGTAAAAtggagtttaaaaatataatcaa aaTTTCTGAGGCCCTGCAGTTAGGAACTTGGATGTTGGGACAGGCATTTGCCTATGCGCCGGATTTTAATGAAGCTAGTATATCAATGAAAAGGCTTCTGAAACTTTTTGACCTCACCTTAAATCGATTAAACTCGCCGGAGAAACGAAAGATTGAAAATTCT AACAAACAATTCGACATCAGTTACAAGAATATTGGTTTTCACTATCCAACTCGAAGAATGAATCCAATTTTGCAGGAATTCAACCTCAAGATATCGAAAAACTCTACCGTAGCTTTAGTTGGTCCATCAGGTTGTGGGAAATCAACTTGTATTCAATTATTACTTCGTTACTATGACCCCACTTCTGGATCTTTAACCTTTAACCGAGTGCCAACACATGACTATCAAATTGATACTCTTAGATCACAAATTGGTTTTGTATCTCAAGAACCAGTACTTTTCGATCGGACTATAGCCGAAAATATTGCATATGGTGATAACTTTCGTGAAACCATTCCAATAAGTGAAATAATTGAATCAGCTAAGAAGTCGAATATTCATGATTTTATTGTAAGCTTACCACAAGGCTATAGTACGTCACTTAGTAGCAAAGGATCTCAACTTTCATGTGGACAAAAACAACGAATAGCTATAGCTAGAGCTTTTATAAGGAATCCTAAAATATTGATATTGGATGAAGCAACATCTGCATTGGATATGCAAAGTGAAAAATTAGTTCAAGAGGCTTTGGAAGGGGCTAGTTGTGGAAGAACTTGTATAATGATTGCACAGAGATTGGCGACGATACGAAATGCAGATATGATTTGTGTAGTAGAAAATGGGCGGGTAATTGAACAAGGGACACATGAGGAACTTGTTCAATTGAAAGGCAGTTATGCAGAACTCTTGAGTTTGCAgcaataa